The genomic stretch tgaagaagaagaatagcaaagtaacgctactgtgactacagtgatgagaattgtatacctccgttgaagtctgggggtccttatataagaccccggggaggcgcgggcacacatcccgatgcgtgcacgcttccctaaACATACcttagtagggttgtgtcagaaaagtatgtctgacgtcattccgcaatcgtccgagcatattcttgacgtgacggtggaaacttccaccgtacgatactctgtccgctccggccgcctaccatgctgtttgtcggcggcaagtgtctcgaggatgatgttaccagctgtCCCTTTGTCCCTTTGCGCCTCTTGCCTGTTctcgctcggcgctcatggcctccgggaatgcgcatacctcggaCCGGGCGGGGAacccctgctcatgtgctcgaatgggattgcgccttattgtcctgtggctcggccgggcggcctgtccgctcggcccagagactcttttaccttgagcatcagaaacccgacccctggtcgggctgtctttcgtccggcctgggagacccctggccggatgttcggtcggcccgccagtccgctcggcatgacctctgtccgctcagcacgaccttggggttgaccctcttgaccattggcctctacgtgtcgttgacctcccgccaacgagggtcgcccgtccttaccaccggatcagcattgaaagacgaacatgagtcagagtcttctctcgacgatgaggaaatgatAATGATAGTAAGACactttaaaaaattagttaaatcaagaaaaactaaccatccgtagggtagaaagaaaaggacgatcaaaTGCttccactgcaacgaagaagggcacgtcaaagacaactgccccaagctcaGGAACAAGGGCAAGGTCAAAGGAAAGAAACATATCCAAACGAACAAGTTCAAGACACTGAAAGCAACATGGGGCGATACGCCgtctgaatcggaagtcgaggccttctccggacttaCATTAATggaaagtcatcaagaagatgaacacgaagcaaactcgtccgaaatgagcatcgatgaaggggagctacatcggaagaaagcagcagttcaggggaagCTACGGATAATGAGATCAACAaagtaagtcaagtacgatctcttcctcccgataaattatttaaatttattaaattattgacTAAAGATtgctataaattagaaaaagaaattaaaaattaaaaattaattctagtaaaatcttgcccattagaagaatttgacaagaTAAAAGTAGAAAAGgatattttgcaaaaagaaataaataacttaaaaaattatacaTGCCCATATAATACAAGTTATAGAAAATTTAATAGTCTAacttggtattttagatatcacaaagggCAAATTAGGAAAATCTCTGATAAATACATTCtaaagaaatttctaattaacccAGTTAGAAGGAATCTTTACTGGTTCCAAAATCGTGtcttaattaaaaaacttaatttagaTTTAGTGCttttagtgagaaaattaaacgtttaactTCCTTATGagactttgtttagaagtggttaatgatctaataaccaagaaagtctagtgtctcaccacagtCTGGaaaccaaatattgaaataaaatgtttaattgactaactgataaagcattaaattgaaatttaataatgctttaaaaagttttttaaatagtatttttccttaaaaatttcccaaaaatattttttttgcaaaacttagaaaaaaattttaaaattattttttcctttaaATATTTTCTTGGAAACTTCCCAAATTTTTTTCAAGTCtatttaaacttagaaatttttttctgctTGAAGTttttttccttagaaattttttttaagaattattgcaatttttttcaaaataattattaaaccTATTTTTtatccttagatttttcttggtatcccattttttatatgatcaaaggggaagaaggaaaagattaagtctagggggaggtagattaagattaatttttttttattttttatactttattacaaaatttattgttttaactttatgtctatttactatagcttaacttgggttgctcacatcaaaaaagggaagattgttggaaccctaaggttatttTGACATGATCAAActagttaagttagatcctatggtgttttaaccttgtgtctaagtgtgtaggagcttaggagcacaggaagtcgagtaaatgacgtagctagcgagaaggacggcatgagagagagccaacggactcggtgcgtctgaggaacgaggtgctgcggaagagtacgcgggcgaatGAGAAGGAGACGTTGGCcgttttcgagggacaagaagctggagcggaaggttgctcgagaagactggaaattgagttcgggtgagccctattcataTTCATACATCCACATTcacaacccaaataataataaaaaaactcaTATCTATCCATATCTATAATAGAAACATTCTTACaaacaaaataatagaaaaaaaaactacaaTAGCCAGTCATAATCCAAATAGTACATTCATATCTAAGATTATAATAGAAAATCCTAAAGTATGTCAAATATAATagatttatattatatttatatataactaaaaatgTTGCATATATATTATAAGTTTTAATACTTGGATAGTCAGCATGAGCAAATGATGATCATCAATGACAATAGGCAAGTGTTGTGTCGGCCGCCAGTCATTGCTAGCGTCGGGAGGAGCAGGAAAGAGGGGACGTACCGAATCACCGGAGATCTAGATCAAAGGAGAGGCCCGAAGATCGGGATCGGAGGGGAGGAAAGCAGTGAGCGCACGTGAAAGGGAAAGGGGTCGGATTCCCTAAAAAATGGGTTTACCGATGGAATTTTTTTCCCGTCGGTAAACACTGACGGAATTTAGTTTTCGTCGGTGATTAccgacaaaaaaaaaattccaccAGTAATTCTGTCAGTATTActgatttttcttgtagtggatcgGGACACAATGTGTCCGTATAGATCAGCCAGGAATTATCACTTGTCTCTTTTGAGAACTCAAGTACAAGTGGCATTGCCACGTAGGTTGCTTCACAAGTAAACAATGCTTGCCTTGTTGACATGTAGATGACTTGTGTGAAGTCATATGTGGCTTGTTGAGCAAACCAAACGTTGCTTGTTGATCAAGCAAAGCTTAGCTGGAGAGAACATTACACGTCAAGCAAGCTTTGAAAAGCTTACTTGCTCTCCAATGCTACTCTCCTATATAGGAGTAGATGGATCAAGTAAAGCAAGACAGAGATTGAAGAAGATTGAGAAGTGCAATATGTTCTGAAGCAATACCTCCCTCTTGTTCTTACATTTGTTTGGTTGGTATGTTTCTTCTCTTGTTGTCATGCACTTCTTTGCTCAGCTGTACCGTGATAGCTGTCAGATATCAACTTAGATAGTCACGACAAACAGTGCTCATTTGAGCTTACTGTTTTATCCTGGGAAATAGACGCCCATAAAAACCTCCGAGCACCGCTGGAGGGGACGAATTAGTTTTAAGGAGATTGCGTTCTGAAGGACTCAACATCCATTCGGTGTTGTGTTGCAGCTCTCGACATCCAGTCGTCGACTCTCAGAAGTGTCGAAGCACCGACTCTGCTTCCATTCGGGTCAAGGGCTCCTCGCCGACTCTCGACAAAGCACTTGATGACTCGTTACTCTGCTCGGCTCGTGCAACCACCAGCGGCATCTGAAAAGAGCTCGGGAAATTGGCTTGTAACAGTCGACAACTTGAGATTATCTTCTCAAGCCACTGTAACGGTAAGTCACCCTGTGCATTTGGCACAAACTCAAAAGTATGAAACAGAATTTCTGAAACGATCACAAAGATTGTAACATGTTTACATCCAACAAGAACTGTTCAATCTAGGAAGATGACAAAAGATCTAGCGCTTCTCATTCATGGATCCCGGTATTCTTAGCTACTATCTACTACAACTGCTCGAGCAACAACTCTTTTAATGTTTTCTAATTAAAGCGCCTGTTTGCTCAGCATCACTCGAGAAAAGTATCTGATCACCCAAGAGTTTATTGATGCGGTGACATCTAAGCTGAGAGCTAGGTTTTCTTCGTAAATCCCTTTGCAGCCAACATAGTTATTCACTCTGCCATGAGGCTGAATTTGCAAGTTCCTGAAACTAGGAGTTGGTGAAGGTTCGCTACTTAGTTACTTTAAATAAAAATTGCATTTATGTTGGGAAGAAACATTTTCCATTCTTCATTGCTTCTTCATAGTCTATGGATTGCTTGTGAGCATTTGGTATTGCAACTTACCATTGGTGGTTTTGagtttatataataattttgatcaaaattgtcaaaattagaaattaaatgcATAAAATGACTTTATAAGCGCCCAAGAATATAAAATGGTTTCATCTTTTAATTTGTCTCAAGTTGAGTTTATATGCCAACTGGATTCAAGttgattaaaaattcaaaaataaagaagGGGTTTATCTTTAAATTGGATGTAGTTTTGTTTCACTTGAACATGCATTTAAGTTTGTAaaacttacaaaaaaaaaaaataaagactaATTGTTTATGTGAGATTGCATGCAAGACTTTAATTATATTTAGTGCGGAGCAGAGTTATTATTATAGGAtaagggttcgaatctcgataaagttgAGGAAAAAAGTCCTTATCCGTACTAGTCAACTATAACTTTCCGATTTATCTCCTCATATAATGGTTGTGAGACCAACCGTGTGGGGCCATTGGGTGGCGGATTCCACCTTTTATTACCATTATATATACAACATGGTGTATCATCTACAGTTCAAATCCTCTGTTCCCAATATCACTTGTCTCCGTGTCCCACTCATCGTCCCAGCCCACCGTCGGTGGCCTCTGGCCGCTTGCCCGATCAATACTATAACCCTTggggaaggtgaacccaagggGGTCGTCATCAGCATGATCGACGCCGAAATTGGTTGGATCTGAGCAGACTTTCCTCTACCGTCGATATGAGCCCATGCTCAGATCCAGCCGGATTCCAGTATCGATCGTGTCGATGGTGACCCTCTTGGTTCACCTTCCCCAAGGATTATAGTATTGATCGGGATGACATTAAGAGGCCGCACGACGATGGGCTGGGATGATGAGTGAGACACGAGGATAGAGGGATTTAAGGACAGAGGATTTGATTTGGTATCATCTATCGATTTTAGATTTCATCTAAGAATCATGAAATCTACCTTCATCTTACATATATACGACATGACATATCATATATAGATTTTAGATTTCTTCCTCCTCGTGGAAATTAACCTTCATCTTTGCCCTGGAGAAGAACAATGACACAAAAGAGTTAGAGTTTGTTTCCTAAACAATTGATTGTGTTAGTCATAAACTCACAGAGGTATGCCATATGAAAATCAAACAAGAAAAGACAGAACAAACAATTTCTTATATCTAACatcataatttcaaaatattcataTATGAGTTTGTATAATCCcacaataattaaaatcaattccaagtattagaaaaaatatatatataaaacgaaAGCTTTAAATTTACATTGGATCAGCATGCAATGCAATACTGAGTGCAAACCAAACTAGGACCGGCCGTTGCAGCTGCTTTGGAGATGATAATGCTGACCATCGTCGCCTTCGAGATGATAACGGAGGCAAACTCACGGAGGTGGAGGTTTTGTCCTCCATGCTGTAAACCAAGTTATCACGGTAGCCAATCTCACACAAATCATTCAAGATATAAATGTAGTTGGACCTCAAATCCGGCAATGAAGAAGTATCTATGCAGAGAGAAGAAGCTGCGCTCAAAAAAAGAGTATACTTCCCCAAATTATTCATTTTAATGATGACGCCTTTCTCCGTATCCACTTTAAAAACATCCAAAATGTTAATATAATCTTCTACTTTTTTCACTTTACAAACTTCCCATTTGTTAATATAATGTTCTGATTTTTTCCTCATGATCCGTGTGAGCAGTAGATCATTGGAAGACGTGCAAAGAAAGTATGAGACGACATCAAAAACCCAAATGAAGTCTGGCAGAGCTACCATCGCCCATGTCGGAGTCGAATTCAGCATGATGAGATCATACGCCGCTACCATCACTTCGTCATGTTCTTTAGACCGTGTCACCGCATAGAGCTTGCCCTTGTGAAAGGCTATGTCGTCGTAGTCATAGTCATAATCACCTATAGTTATCATCTTCCACTTCTTATCTTCTGCATTAATAAGGAACAAAAAGTCTTCCTCCATAGAAGGGCAGTCGAATACAAAGGCGACGAAGTAATCTCCACCTCTGGAGGGATCTGAGGACAACACTGCCTCGACGGCCTCCAAATTCCGGCCGTCCACGGTGGGGAACTTAGGAAGGTTGATATGCACGCGGGTGATAGGGTTCAGGAGCTGCACACTAGCCTTGCCGACGGTTATGAGCCAACCATGGGAAGATCCGACGACATTCTTGAGGATGAGAGAAGGGCTTGGGCAGGGCCGGCCCTGGAGGAAGGCGGCACTGGGCGACGGCCCTGGGCCCATAATTTGAGAGGGCCCGACCGGAGCTGCAAAAGATGCACTAAAACTTGACGTCCTATGTTCTTCAAGCATGGCCGGAGCAGTATCGCCAGTAGGTTATACAAGCTCGCTATGGCATTGGCAAGCACGAAGTATCTGTGACGAAGCCAAATGTCAAAATGCTAAATCGTAATGGATCTCAAATATCGACGCTAGAGAAGGAAGCTTACACAAAGGCAGGTGTTTGCTGAAATGCCGCAGTGAAGGACTGGAGAATGGGGTTGGTCCCTACCACGACCACTGAGATTGTTTTTGTCTCCTTGTTGAATGCCATGAGCCCTGCAGCCGTGGCGGTGGCCACAAGAGCTGCCAACCTTAGTGATACGAGTAAGAGGGTTACCGTTTGATGCCACGGCCTGCTCTCCGTCTCAATTTGCTTCTCGTTCTCGTCTGCCATTGCCGGAGAGGAAGAATCTGTGATCGTTACtactaagaagaaattaagtgaAGGACGGGATGCGAATTAGTTTTTTCGCCCTGGGCCCCCTGTGTCGAAGGATCGGCGCTGGGCTTGGGATATCATACACGCGGCCCTCTGCTAAGAAATTGTAGTTGTTTCGATTGTTATATTTTCCATTTATGAGGAATTGCTCTTCCGGCACAAGCCATGGGATCTGAGGACGTTGATCGCCGGGGCTGCGGCGGACCTTATCGACCACGGCAGACCAATGTGAGCATACGGCGGCGGAGCAAAAGAGGTCGTGGATCGAGAGCTTGGATAAGATTAAGTATAAGAGATCTGTAGGAATCTCCGACCAAGAAGTAGACATCTAAAAAGAGATGGTGGTGGTGGTGAAGCACGACGGTGGCGGCGGGCTACGGAAACGGCAACATACGAATTGAATTGGATATCCCTCTTCCTTACCCACCACCCCCTTTTAAAAGGACGTCCTCTTTAAAGGCGGGCTATTTCCGTTTTGGTGCTTAGTTTTTTCTGAACTAACTTGTCACCTGTATTAATATTCATGTGCATAATTCAAAACCATATCGATATTATTAATTTGTTACAAATTATTAGTGCAATAATATTTATAATAAGGAAATAgtctatttatataaattattttttaaaataacataaaataaattcatgtttaaatttatatttgatatGAGCAATTCCACACGTTTATTTCTTTTAGAAAATTAAGATTATATACTTGTTTAGTTGTGTAAAATCTATTTCCCTTTtagttggaaaaaatatatagctTCATcgtttataattttaattttttttaccttgtaagtaaatttttatgaaaattactattatgttagaaatttttaaaagttcttatttttttaaataattataaagaaaataaatttatatctattgtcatttttgataaagAAACTGCAAATAAGATAACTATAGAATCtgcattttataaaaaaaaaacatataattaGAATAAACAAATAGTTAGATGAGAGAATTGAATAACTCTAATGAGGTGTTTGATTCACAGAATTGAATAACTTTTCCTATGGAATGAAATAAGGATTGCAATAGGCATATTTATTCTTGGTTTAGGTTTATGGAATGGAATAAATGCTTCACTTGAATTTCtatatttgatttttaaaattgttgtAAAGTATAAATGAGGAATAATTTTCATAATGAcaaaatattcctatttcctaCATGAAATATTTTGCTGGCTCGTTCAGCTTACGCAATCACTGCTTGGTCCAACTAACCTAGGAACATCGACCTCAAGGAATGGTTGAATCACTTTGATATCTTACGGTGATTTGTCAGGGAAAAGTTAGATGACTACTCCAGACGGCTTGATTTCATTAAAAAGCTAGAAGCTACTTGTATTGGAACGGTTGGAAAATTTGAATCGAAATGCGACTTGCGTGTTGATAGTCCCATAACGAAAAAGAGACAATATGactaaaatttaaagtaaaaggGGTGAGAATTCAAGATCCAGATTCATTAATCTAAGGATTCTTATGTAAATCCTATTACTCGTAAAGGAACCGGTCGAGACATGAGTGCCCGTATAGATTAGTCGGGAACTGCCATTTGTCCCTTTTGGAAACTCAACTATCAGTGGCATTGTCACGTGGGTTACTTCACAAGCAAGCAATGGTTCCCTTGTTGGCACGTAGATGACTTGTGTGAAGTCATGTGTGGCTTGTTGAGCAAACCAAACATTGCTGATTGATCAAGCAAAGCTGGGCTGGAGAGAACATGACACATCAAGTAAGCTTTGGAAAGCTTAGTTGCTCTCCAATGCTATTCTCCTATATAGGAGTAGATGGAGCAAGTAAAGCAGGACCGAGATTAAAGAAGATGGAGGAGTGCAATTTGTTCTAAAGTAATTCCTCCCTCTTGTTCTTATTATCGTACATTTGTTCGGTGGTAAGTTTCTTCTCACAACCAGTGTTCGGTTGAGCTCGTTGTCTTTGTTGGCATAGCAGACCGTTGGTGGTCGACCAGAAGAGAGTTAAATAACCCATGCAAAAATTACAAAACAAAAACCTTCCTCGATTTAAAGTAACacttacataaataaaataaataaataaactaaaagGAATAGGCACAAAAGTTTACTTGGGTACAACGGAGAGGTTATTAATTTGGTTGACTGCTAGTCTAATATTTTTGTATGGATGAAGTTATTCGGATCATAAGTTTACAGGATACTGCATTCGTCTAATTAAGAATCGTAAACAAAATTTCATTCATCTTTGCCCTCGAGAGGAACAATGCTCTTGAAGTAGTTCCATAGTGCTCGAATCCAAAGACGACAAAGGAGAGTTTATGATTATTTAGAAGCTTTTTTTCTTCTCAATAATTGATTGCGGTAGCCAAAAACTAACATAGGTATgagatatgaaaaattaaataagtATTAATTTAACAagtgaaagagaaaaaaaatagaacaacAATTTCTTATATTTCAAAATATTCATGCATGAGtgtatatataattttgataccTGAACAACATCATATAAATGATCCATGAGTGACATCCAATGTGGCGTCTGACattgattaaaaaattagttTCTATCTCATCTCTCCTTTGATTCCATGCAATCACATTGTGGtactattttgaaaaaaaaaacccaaCACTAAGATAGttctattttgaaaaaaaaaatagcaccAAAATGGTGCTGGTTTGAAAAACCCATCACCAAGACCATGATGTTAATTTTTTCAAATCAATACTAGAGTGGTGCTGATTTTGAAAAAACACCAACACTAAGATATtactattttgaaaaaaaaaatagtaccaAGATGATGCTTGTTTGAAAAAACCATCACCAAGACCCTGCTATTTTTTCAAACCAATACCTAGAGTGGTACTGATTTTTTCAAATCAGCACCACACATGGTGCACCACTCTTGGTGTTGGTTTGAAAAAACCCGCACCAAAGTCTTGGTGTTCATTTTTACGAACTAGCACCATTTTGGTGTTGGTTTTTACGAACCAGTATCATTTTGATGTTGATTTTTTCAAATCAGCACCAATATAGTGTTAGTTTATAAATATTAACACTATCTTGATGTTGATTTGTTTAAACCAGGGCGATGATATTTATAAATCAACACCACGTTGTTGGTGTTTTTTTTCTCAAAACAGTGTTGACGCTAATTTGTTCAAAACAATATCGGTCACAATATGCAGGAGAGACGTTACTACATgtaggagaggagagaatgataGTTTTGCATGTAGGAGAgagaaaaatcaattttttaatcCCTGTCAGCTGCTGATATCGGTCATCGCCCACTAAACATCACCcaggagatatatatatatatatatatacattagaTCAACATGTAATACTGGGTGTAAACCAAACTAGGATTGGTCGCCGCAACTGTTGAGATGATAATGATTGTCGCCGCCACGACTTTGGAGATGATAACGAAGGCAAACTAGTGAAGCTTTTGTTCTCCGATGCTGGGATGGATTTCGACGTGTTACTCCAATGCTCAAATTAGAGTTTGTCCTGATGAAGATTTTTTTATGAAGATGTAGGTGTGAAAACAAATGAAGAAGGCCCCTTTTTATTATTTGGATGAGAGTCTATATTTCTTCCCTTCTCTGTATCTTCACGTCAACTCAAATATTATTAAAAAGGAGACTAGTGAGGAGACCAGATCTGACAGTCATTACTTGCTTCTCCATTCACCTAACATCACATGGTGGTAGGAGGGTATTAAGATACCAAGTCTAACAACCTTGTAATCACTCTTCCGGTTGTTATTTGTCATGCGTCCTGAAATATTCTCTATCATCATTAATGAGTTAGTGTtgcaaaaggcgggtcccgccgcccagcggccccctcacccctgccccacgagtatgagagggagtaaatcacgatgaatacgggcccggcgatgacatggcggtcgaaggtgtttagcacggacagatattgatgttatcgcaattgctgccgcagaccttcgacctcccgacccatgttgcaagaataccatgtcataaccggTTAATCCCGCCCGTGGGGGCTCATTAATGAGTTAGTGGAACCTATATCAGGTGGTCAAAGAAGACAAAAAGGAATTGTTATGGTAGAGTGGCCTCTTAgttactaaacatgctgaaagTCTGTTGAAACTAAACATACTGAGAATCTACCGAGACTCATTATGCCGAGAGTTTGTTGAGAGTAAACATGTTGAGAGTCTGCTGAGAATAAACATGCTAAGGGTCTGTTGAGACTAAACATGTTGAGAGCCTGTTGAGACTCATTGTGCCAAGAGTCTACTAAGACTAAACATGCTGAGAGTTTCTCGAGACTCATTGTACTGAGAGTCTGTTGAGACTAAACATGCTGAGAGTTTGTCGAGACTAAATATGTTGAGAGTTTGTTGAGACTAATTGCGTCGAGAGTTGTCGAGACTAATTGTGTCGAGAGTCTATCGAGACTAATTGTGCTGAGAGTTTGTTGAGACTAAACATGCTAAGAGTTTGTTGAGACTAAACATGCTAAGAGTTTGACGAGACAAAACATGTTGAGAGTTTGCTTAGACTAATTGTGTCGAGAGTTTGCTGAGACTAAACAAGCTAAGAGTTTGCTGAGACTCATTGTGTCGAGAGTCTCTTGAGACTAAACATGTTAAGAGTCTATTGAGAGTCATTGTGCCAAGAGTCTGCCGAGACTCATTGTGCTGAGAGTTTGCTGAGACTAAACATACTGAGCGTCTACCGAGATTCATTATGCTGCCAGCTCATCTAGACTTTAACTACTTTGACTGATAGCTCaacttgactttgaccaccaGCTTGACTTGACTTATAAGCTTATGCCTTACACGTAACCTAAATATTACCACCCACTATAAGAATAATACTCTTTAAGGAGACACATAAATGTCTTCATAATATACTTTTATAGACATTAAAGTTATGGTGACATTATCGAAAAACACCTTATAAAGTGTTGTCTTATGCCATCCGACAATCTTGGCATTTATATATTGTCATTATAAAATGTCAATATTGACTATAAAAGTGTCTTAATTTTAGAGATATAATACCAATAAAAAATGTTaggaaaatcatattttaaagacATTTAATATCATctaaacttatttattttgacatttataaatgtcttagatttttttttaaagataggttgttaataaagataatttataaaattattttaaaatatcatcaaaattaaacattaattattaatgtcattataataatttataaagatattaaaaattatcattaatatttatttaggaCATATCATAAACTC from Zingiber officinale cultivar Zhangliang chromosome 5B, Zo_v1.1, whole genome shotgun sequence encodes the following:
- the LOC121986499 gene encoding uncharacterized protein LOC121986499 produces the protein MGPGPSPSAAFLQGRPCPSPSLILKNVVGSSHGWLITVGKASVQLLNPITRVHINLPKFPTVDGRNLEAVEAVLSSDPSRGGDYFVAFVFDCPSMEEDFLFLINAEDKKWKMITIGDYDYDYDDIAFHKGKLYAVTRSKEHDEVMVAAYDLIMLNSTPTWAMVALPDFIWVFDVVSYFLCTSSNDLLLTRIMRKKSEHYINKWEVCKVKKVEDYINILDVFKVDTEKGVIIKMNNLGKYTLFLSAASSLCIDTSSLPDLRSNYIYILNDLCEIGYRDNLVYSMEDKTSTSVSLPPLSSRRRRWSALSSPKQLQRPVLVWFALSIALHADPM